The following proteins are encoded in a genomic region of Colletotrichum higginsianum IMI 349063 chromosome 9, whole genome shotgun sequence:
- a CDS encoding PLAC8 family protein, giving the protein MSPSRLQQNGAAQGAQTQTTLNADVEGQDAHRDRWHHGLCGCCASCELCLLGTFLPCLLFGQTSHRIEDPSMEGYSHVNSDCIVMMGVTYLTGFGWMYVISHCSVARR; this is encoded by the exons ATGTCTCCATCGCGTCTTCAACAAAACGGTGCCGCCCAAGGAGCCCAAACCCAAACCACTCTCAATGCAGATGTCGAAGGCCAGGATGCCCACAGAGATAGGTGGCATCATGGTTTGTGTGGATGTTGCGCCTCGTGCGAATTATGCCTTCTAGGCACCTTTCTACCTTGTCTTC TGTTTGGCCAGACGTCCCACCGTATCGAGGACCCGTCCATGGAAGGATATAGTCACGTAAACAGCGACTGTATAGTGATGATGGGCGTGACCTATCTTACTGGGTTTGGCTGGATGTACGTCATTTCTCATTGTAGTGTTGCGAGACGGTGA